One segment of Etheostoma cragini isolate CJK2018 chromosome 23, CSU_Ecrag_1.0, whole genome shotgun sequence DNA contains the following:
- the LOC117938500 gene encoding calcium-activated potassium channel subunit beta-4-like: MCLPVSQCSYVPPCERDNQKNRDSVLWWEDYFTKEVSSQSFTCFFNQQRRPDDVLWRRSHDTSVLLHCVLWPMVSLLLGTLIVLLTVCARSLAVRAEALQKRKCSYEACQDLSAGPSARRANKPDDPLATNSDPETSSPTRTLPLFAVPVRRRDREH; the protein is encoded by the exons AtgtgtcttcctgtctctcagTGTTCGTACGTCCCTCCCTGTGAGAGGGACAACCAGAAGAACAGAGACAGCGTCCTGTGGTGGGAGGACTACTTCACCAAAGAGGTCAGCAGCCAGTCCTTCACGTGCTTCTTCAACCAGCAGAGGAG GCCCGACGACGTGTTGTGGCGCCGCTCCCACGACACCAGCGTCCTGCTGCACTGCGTCCTCTGGCCAATGGTGTCGCTGCTCCTGGGCACGCTCATTGTGCTCCTGACGGTGTGCGCGCGCTCCCTGGCCGTCCGGGCCGAGGCGCTCCAGAAGAGGAAGTGCTCCTACGAGGCGTGCCAAGACCTGTCCGCCGGGCCCTCGGCTCGCCGCGCCAACAAGCCCGACGACCCCCTGGCGACGAACTCTGACCCGGAGACGTCGTCGCCGACGCGGACCCTGCCGCTGTTCGCGGTGCCGGTGCGACGCCGCGACCGGGAACACTAG